From Dehalococcoidales bacterium:
AAAAGGTTGGCCTCGGGGGATTCGGGGGTGGCTTGTTCCGGTTCCGTGTCCGGTGTTCCTTCAGTTTTGAGCACCGGGTTGGAATCTGCTGCCGACTTTGGAGCGGTATTCTTCGACATGGGCACCTCCTTAGCTGCGGGAAGGTTTGGTCCGGCATCAGCCGCCGGCTGCGAAACGGTATCCTCAGACGAAGGTTTTGAGAAGCTCTTTGCTGGCGTGGGCAAAGCCTCAACTGGTAAACCCCCTTCCGCACCAGACCGGAGCTTGCCGAGTTTGGCCCGGACCTGCCTGGTGAAATCACGCCTTCTTCTCCAGAATGGCTGTTTACCGGTCTCATGTGGCTGCGGCTGCTTCGCAACAGCCAGCACTACATCCTGCTTCGGAGTGGTTTCCCGCACAGGGAGCGGGAAAAGCTTGACAACCATTGCTCCCAGGACAGCAAGACCTGCGAACATGTAAAGGTATACATCAGCACCTAACATTGACATTACTTATGTACCTCCTTCCGGTACCGTTCCGGAGAACACTCATCCCATTCCGGAAAACATCATGCGGACGACGGGAGGACCAAGGATTACGGCAAATCCCGAGGCCCCCAGTGTGAGAGTGAGGTAGAAAAATATCTTATAGATATGTCCGCCACTGGTGGCATAGATGGCGGTGGCGTTGGCAAAAGCAAGCACCAGGACTATGGTAATCACCATGAAATGAAGCAGGTTCATTTCTGTGGTAGCGCCGCCGTAGAGACCAAAGGCAGGCATACCGGCTGCCGTTATGGCATCCACGCCCGTCTCTCCCGGCATCACATCCGCGATTAGAGCGGTAAAACTGACCAGGACCTGGTAGACAAAGACCACCAGTATTGAAAGTACCATGTGCATGACGACCGCCAGCCACAGCATACCGGACTCTATCAGCTTGCGCTTCGCCCGGAGGAGCGTGATTTTCATAGCAAAGCCACTGGCGCTATTCCCCACAAGCTCCGGCTCACCGCCCAGAAGGACGCCATCCAGGAATGTGCGTACGCTCCGGTTCACCTGCTCGGACCCCGTCTCACCAACAAACTGGCCCCAGCAAAGGCGAGGGTCTATCCCGGCCAGTATTCTGGTATAGAGCAGGTTGACATTTTCCTTCAAGGAACCCAGCGAGTGGAAGTCGAGTCTGGCCATAGCCTCGTTTACAGTAGAACCTATGGCCTGACTGACACCGCCGAGGGAACGGAGAAGACCGGCGACTTCACTGTCCCGTTTATCTATCTTGCCATCATCAATCTTCCCTATCAGCCCCAGCGGGAATATGAAGATGGCGACAGCTATCATGACATAACCAAGGTCAATCTTCATTACCAGCATGAGCGCTGCCACCACAACCGCAACGGGCAGGGTAAGCCTGACCATATTTCTCGCCAGGTTCTGCTCCTTGGAGCGAATCGAAAGCGAATGTACCTTACTTTCCCGGGGAGCAGAATGGTATATCAACCACACACCGGCAATAGTCACCACTATGGTCAAAGAGGACAAACCAACGACAAAGACTGTAGTCACGTTGCCTATCATCATGGAAACCACCGATACGATAGTGACAATGGCTGTGGTCATAATAAGCGCTACATAGGCATCGGTCCACTTTCGCAGTGTCTCCAGTCGGCGCTCATATTGATTGCCGTATGCTTCCGAAGAGACATCAGCCTCCCTCTGCAGGAACGTGACGATATCTTCTCCGGAGGACAGGGCACCCGACATACGCAGGAGAAACGCCTTTACATCCGGTTCCTGGGTGTTCTGGCCGACGATTCGGCACGCCTCAGCGTAGTCATGGTTGAATGCTTTGGCAACAAAGACCGCCCGTTTGAAGTAGCTTGCCGAGATGTAAGGCATCTTGGCAGCATACTCGAACAGCCCGCTCCGCGAGATACCGGATGTGGCGATGGCCGCCATGTAGCTCAGATGGCAGAAGAAGTCCACCTCCAGCAGCTGGTTGTCAACAGACTTACTGGCGTCCTTCTTGCCGCCGTCCTTTCCCTTTGCCCAGAACTTGTACCATACCATCGTTAGAAGAGCCCCTGTCGCTGCGCTTTACTGAGAACCTCCAGGATTTCGTAGAAACCGGTAATATGCTTCTCCTTATGTAGTGTCTCCAGTATCTTCGCCCGGCGGTCTACCTCAGTGTATATGCGCTGTTTCTTGTTAGCCGGGATGCCCATCTTGGGGGCAACCTTGTTTTCCAGGACCATGCTGGTCATCCGGCCGGTGAATTCAAAGACGTCCGTTTCCTCATTCCAGTGGAATATCTCAACGAAGGTAAATGAATCAAACACGGGGTCATAAGCCACAATCTCATTGATGCTGGTTATACGCCGACCCGTCTTACCATTGGGGAGTTTGACCGCGCTGGTAAAGACTATCACGTTCAGGTTGTCGATATAGCTCTTTGGCACCGAGATGGGGCTGCCCGTCATACGCTGGATAAGCTTCTCCACGGAAGCAGCATGGAATGTGGCCATAACGGCGTGGCCGGTCTGCATTGCCTGGAAAGCCACATTACCTTCCGGGCCGCGAATCTCTCCTATGATAATCTCGTTGGGGCGCTGTCTCAGTGCCGCCTTGAGCAGGTCGAACATGTCTACCCCACTGCCCTCTCCTATCTTTGTGGTCTGGACCACCTCTCTTATCCAGTTCTTGTGGGGCACCTGGAGCTCGGGCGTATCCTCGATACTGACCACTTTGGCCATGGGATGAATGAAGGTGGTCACAGCATTCAGCAGTGTTGTCTTCCCGGAGGCTGTCTCCCCGGATACGAAGACATTCATCTCGTGACCAATTACGAGTGAAAGATAGGCCAGCATCTGGTAGTTCAGGCTGCTGAAGTCCACCAGTTCGAAGATAGATATCGGTGTCCCGGCAAACTTACGGATGCTGAAGTTGGAGCCTCGCCTGGATACGTCCCGTCCGAATACTATGTTGATACGGGAGCCGTCAGGAAGGGTGGCATCCACAATGGGATTCCGGAAGGTAACCGGTTTCTTTATCCGCTCCGAGAGCCACAACACGAACTGGTCAAGGTCCTCATGGGTCTTAAAGTCAACCGAGCTCTTCAGCGCCTTGAAAATCTTGTGCTCGATGAATACCTGTCCTTTACCGGAACAACTTATGTCTTCAATGAGGGGGTCAGAAGTCAGGGGGTCCAGAGCACCCATCCCAAGCCTGTCCCGGATGAACATATACCTCAGCCCTGCCTGCTCACGCTCGGTAATTCTGACTTTGGCAACCCTGGCACCACCCTTGCGCAGAAACCCGACCTGCCCCTCGATAAAACCCATAGCCGAATCGTTGCCAAGCGTGGTAACAGTGTCAAGGTACTCGTATAATTGCTCTTCCATGTCGCCGTCCGGGTCGAGTCGCGGAAGTTTGTTCCTTAGCTCAAGGAGCTTACCGTCCACTCTGGACATCAGAGAGGTAAGCTCCATGCCGAAGTCCGGTTCTACAGTAATATAGTCATTCCTGGTATCATCCGGGTTGTGCTGGACATGAATGAATACACCTGTCCGTTGTGTGGGGTAGATGTAGTTTGGTTTCTTATCATCGCCCAGTTTCCGGGACGGCTCGGCGACATACTTGGGAACCCCCACTTCAGCAACAGGCAGCGTCTGGATGTAGTCAAGGACATGCGGATACTGCTCGGTGACCTCCTGTAACGGACCCGACAACATCCCGGAAACGTCGACGCGAGGGGCCGCCGCTTCCAGGCTATCCGGTGTTCCCTCTTCAGCAGGGGGCAGGACTGTAGTTGTCATTGAGCCTATCTCCTCCCGACGCCCTGTGCGCTAGAGCAGGCCATCCTGCTGGGCCTGGCCCAGCACCCGCAGGACCTCATAGAAACCGGTAATGCCTCGCTCCTTGTGCAGCTTGGCGAATATTCGGGCCCGCTTGTCTATTTCAGCGTATATCCTCCGCTTGGCACGACTTGGTATGCCCAGCATGGTGGCAATCTTGTGCTCCATGACGTGGCTATTCATGTAACCGGTGAACTCAAAGGTATCCGTAGTTTCGTCCAGCTTGAAGGCCTCGACGATATTAAAAGACTGCGTGGGAGGGTCGAAGCCGACTATCTCGTCAATCTCAGTGACACGCCGGACTGTGCCACCGTTGGGGAGCTTGATGGAGCGCATGAGAATGGCCACGTTAAGGTTATCTATATATGTCTTCGGTACCAGAATCGGGGCGGCGGTCATGCGCTGAATCAGCTTCTCCATGGTAGAGGCATGGAAGGTGGACATAACGGCGTGCCCGGTCTGCATTGCCTGGAAGGCAACGTTGCCCTCCGGCCCACGAATCTCCCCCACGATAATCTCATTGGGGCGCTGCCGCAGTGCCGCCTTGAGCAGGTCGAATGTGGTCACCGCGCCGGTGCTGTCTTCCAGTTTGTCTGATTGTATCACTTCCCTTATCCAGTTCTCGTGGGGTACCTGGAGCTCCGGGGTATCCTCGATAGTGACTATCTTGGCCTTGGGAGGAATGAAGGTGGTCAGTGCGTTGAGCATACTTGTCTTCCCGGAAGCCGATTCACCGGCAATGAAAAGGTTCATGCCATTCGGGATTACCAGTGACAGGTAGGCGAGCATCTGGTAGTTGAGGGTGCCGAAGTCCACCAGATCGAAGATGGATATTGGTACTGCGCTGAACTTGCGGATGCTGAAGTTGGAGCCCCTCTTGGAGACATCTCGACCGTAGACGATGTTGATACGGGCCCCCACGGGAAGCGTAGCGTCGGCAATGGGTTTCCTGTAGGTTACCGGTTTTCCTATCTGCTCGGCCAACCTCAGGACAAACACGTCCAGGGCATCCAGTGAAGAAAATGATATTGGACTCTTACAACCCTTGAATATCTTGTGCTCGATAAAGAGATGCCCCACACCGGAGCAGCCGATGTCCTCAATGTATGAGTCGGACACCAGAGGCTCGATATCACCCAGACCGAGTTTATCCCGGATGAACAGATACTTAATACCCTCGAGCTCACGCTCGGTGAGCCTGACCTTGGTCAGCTTGGGCCTACCCTTGCGAAGCAAGCCTTTTCGCCCGCCAGTACTGGGCTCTTCCGGCTGGCTGCTGAGGGCCGTCATCTGTTCAACGTAGTTGATCAGCTGCTGCTTCTTATCTCCCTCGGCATCGAAGTCGGGAAGCTGGTCACCAAACTGAATGCAACGACTTTCCACCTGGGACATTATATTGCCAAGGTCCATGGTGAGAGTAGGCTCAACGATAATGTAGTGATTGCGGGTGTCCTTATCGTCAGTCATCACGTGGGCGAAAATACCGTCGCTTAGCGGGTAAATGATGTTCGGCTCCTTGATATCTTCCATCTTCTTGGTAAGCCTGGGATAGTAACGGGGAATACCCACCTCCTTGATTGGCAGCCAGTGCAGGTATTCGAAGAGATGAGGATACTCTTCCGCAACCTGTTGTAACGGGGGCGACAAAGCCTGGAAGAACTCGCAGTTATGAAAGCCTTTCCCGTGGTCGTCTACTTTGTTCTCCCTGGTGAAAGGGAGGATTATCTCCGCCATAGAATGAATCCCCAGTCCGCCTGCATTGACCGGCAGACAGTGTTAGACCTTCGCTCTACTAGTATCTAGTTGCACAAATCCGCGCAACATTTAAATACTTCGGCCTGCTGGCCTTACCAGCAGGTAAGCTCAAGAATGACATGTCAACGACGTGTCACCCTTCGCTACGCTCAGGGTCTCACCCCGCAGAACATACTAGCTGGTATTTCTGCAACTGAATGCTAGACCTTCGCCCTGGAGAGAGGCATAATCTTCATACCTATCTCCGGTTCGACGTCAAAACTCAGTACGTTACCCGTGGTCTGGGTGGCCCCCCTGACCTTGGCCACCTCAAGGGTCTTGACCAGCCTGTCACCCACCCTCTCGATGGCCAGCTTGAAGTGGGCATCGCATATGGAACGGATACGTACCAGTAAGTCCTGCTCGAAGGCATACGTATGAGCAACGTTGATTATCGTTTTACCCCGGTCACAGAGGGTCTTACAACGCTCGAAATAGGCCAGACACTCCGCACCGGTGGCGCCAGCCGCTATCTGAGTGATGGAATCCATGATGGGCAGATCAAAGTCCTCATAGTCTTCCATGGTATCCAGAATGGACTGTAGAGCGGCGGCGGCATTAGACCTCACCAGTGAAGGCCTCATGGTATAGATCTTAATCCGGCCAAGCAGCAGATAGTCCGTCATACTCAGACCGAGGCTGTCCATCTGGGTGACCAGGCTCTTCACCGTGTTCTCCGTGGTGAAGAGGACTACTTTGAAATCGTTCTTCAGGGAGCCCCATATCATCTGCTGACAGAGCACCGATTTCCCCGCATCGGACTGACCCTCCACCAGGGTGAGGGAGCCAATCGGGATACCACCACCCAGTTTTTTATCTATCTCACCGTGGCCGGTGGAGATGACGTTCTTCTTTGCTTCTTCCTCTACTTCGTCCAGTTCAAACTCTGGCATGGCTACCTCCCGATATGACCATTATCTCATCACCAAACACTGTGAGGTGACACCGTGAGGTGTTGATATCGTTATCCTGATGGCCTCCCCTGCGCCTATCCCGGGGTCAATGTTAATTAGTAGTTTCATCTGCTCTTCCGGATTCAGGATGTCGGGGTCAAAGACCTCTGTACTATTGTTAAGCAGGTAAATCCCCTCTACCGTCCATTCATTACTGCCGGGAGAACCATTCGTGGTATAGCCTATGTAGTTGGCCGCCCCACCCTGGTACTGGACAACAATATCCCATTTGGCGAATTGGGCGAGACTGGTCTTACCCTGATTTACCACTCTTAGATAGAATTCACTAACACCGCTGGGGGTTTGAATAATATTCGGTGATATACCCTGAAGCGCATCAAACTCAAGCGTGTCCACCACCGTATCCGTAATCTGGCCACCGGTGGCTATCTCCACCGTCTTCAGGATGCCAACATCACCAGCACCAGCATAGGCTACGGCATAGATGTCACCCGAGGTGCGGATTATGCCGGGTGTCTTGCCTTGCAGGGTATCGAACTCCAGCGTGTCTATCACCGTATCCGTGATTAGACCGTCAGCGGCTATCTCAACTGTCTTCAGGAAACCGTCATCACCGTCACCGGCATAGGCTATGGCATATACATCACCTGCGATATGGACCATGTGGGGTGTTATGCCTTTCAGGATATCGAACTCCAGCGTGTCTATCACCGTATCCGTAATCTGGCCATCGATGGCTATCTCCACCGTCTTCAGGATGCCAACATCGACATTGCCCGCATAGGCTATGGCATATACATCACCTGAGATATGGGCCATGTGGGGTGTTATGCCTTTCAGGGAGTCAAACTCAAGCGTATCTACCACCGTATCCGTAATCTGACCATCGGTAGCTATCTCCACCGTCTTCAGGATGCCAACATCGACATTGCCCGCATAGGCTATGGCATATACGTTACCTGAGACATGGACCATGTGGGGTGTCTTACCTGCCAGGGTGTCAAACTCAAGCGTATCTACCACTATATCCGTAATCTGGCCATCGGTGGCTATCTCCACCGTCTTCAGGATGCCAACATCACCATCACCGGCATAGGCTATAGCATATACATCACCTGAGATAGGGACCATGCCGGGTGTATTACCTTGCAGGGTATCGAACTCCAGCATGTCTATCACCGTGTCCGTAATCTGACCATCGGTGGCTATCTCAATTGTCTTCAGGTAACCATCATCTCCTTCACCGGCATAGGCTACGGTATACCCGGTAAGAGACGACCATAGTGACGCGTCGATTTCGGTCAACCTTATCTCGCTGGCCTGCTGCTCCATCTCCCTCAGCGAGTCAGCCACCGTGGTCGCCGACTGGAAGGCGTTAAACGTCAGCGTCACCACGCCCACAATGAGCGCGGCGATACATATCAGGGAGACAAGCGCTGTTTCCATCTCTAGTCCACACTGAAGGTTGTTTCGTCAAAGATACCGTTAGGTACCACTATCTTGAATATATTGGTCCCCGAAGACACGGCAGAGGCCAGGTGAACGGTAACCCTGATGGTAACCGTGGGCTGCCATTTCGTGTAGCTGCCCTCGAACTGGTAGTCCCAGTAGGGAGGGGTATCACCACCGTAGGTCACATGGTAGAAGTCACCCTCGGGCCCAAAGAAGATGTCGCTCCGCTCGACACTATCGATATCTACTGTGCCGATGTTCTTTACCCAGGCATCCACCTCCGTGGAGTTGTCCGCTACCTGAATGATTTCAATACGACACTCGATACGGTCGCTCACCTTGCTGGTGGCGCTGGTCACCGCCCCGCTGCTTTCTATGATTGCGGGGTAGAAACCGTTGAATACCGCGAGAGAGGCTACCACCCCGCCTATCATCAGCAGGACGGTTACAATGACTTTATCCACTATCGTTTCCCTGGCACAGAATAGAGAGCAGGGCTATCTCGAACTTGGTGGCCTTTCCGAGAATGCTGTCAAGCTCCTTGAGCGAGGTCAGATAGTCCCGGGTTGTTACCTTACCCTCATGCTCGCCAGGGGTGGCATAAATGAACCTGGTCAGGACATCCTTGAGCTCCAGGTCGAGAAATCCAACCATCTCGGAGATATCAAGGATGGACTGAGCCCTCTCGCTTCCCAGCCGTTTCACTACGTCCGCCACCCAGTCAGCCAGGCTGGATATTGTAGCCAGGTCTATCTGTCCGTTGTGACCGCCATTTCCTCCGGACTCAAAATTCATCTCAAATTCCTTTGCTGGTCGCCACGCCCTTATCACCTCCTCATGGGCTGTTTCATCAGTGGCGACAACGACCGGTCCGGAGACCGGCTCAGGTTCGAACTTCAGTCCAGGCTCTGGACGCGGCTGTTGCTCAGTGGCCGGTTCTGGCGTGTGGGTCGGTTCGTCTGCGACTGAAGGTTCGCTGCCTGCAAGGCTTTCCGGTCTGGCCTCGTGTGGCCAGTCACCCGTGGGCTGAGGCTGCTGCGTGGCAGGGGCACTTACTACAATGTGTTGCTCGGGCAACGGTGGTACTTCCCGGCTGACAGGATTCTCGAGGTTCAGGTAACTCTCCCTGAGGTCGAGCAGGACCGCCTGGACCTCGTTCTTCAGTATCTTGATTTCGTCCTCTAGCTGAGTTACCTTATCATTCAGCTCCACTTGCCTACCTCCGTTATCCGAGTCTCAGTGCCCCCGGGGCCTCCCCGGAGACACTGAGACCTGGGTGTGCATCTCTTCCGCAGTTCCCCCCGACTTATTCACCGTCGCTGAACGAACCTACTGCAAATCATTGACCTTTTCTATACTGCCGGGCATAACCCTCTGGATGGTGAGAGTGGCGCCGGTGGGCGGGATGACCTGGAGCGTAAATTCATCGTAGAACTCCCGGGTGGCTATGGCCGGAATCGTGACGGTCACTACGTGCTGCTCGTCAAACTCCATCATATTGGCCGTACCGCGCTCCGTGCTGCCCCCGCTTAGGGCGCTGGACCAGGTCACATTTTCCGAATGCTCCTCGTTGTCGAAGTAGTTGATAACCACCGAATCCATGTCCACTTTCTCATCATTCATAGTCAGGCCAACACTGAAAACTACCTGCTCCAGTTCACTCTGGTTGGGGCTCAAGCCGAGTACGGAACCCTGGACCTCCATTGTGGCCTGGGCGGACTCGAGGCCCTGGTAGACTGTGGCCTTTCCCCGCTCTGCCGAGAAGATACCGGCGGAGAGGA
This genomic window contains:
- a CDS encoding type II/IV secretion system ATPase subunit translates to MTTTVLPPAEEGTPDSLEAAAPRVDVSGMLSGPLQEVTEQYPHVLDYIQTLPVAEVGVPKYVAEPSRKLGDDKKPNYIYPTQRTGVFIHVQHNPDDTRNDYITVEPDFGMELTSLMSRVDGKLLELRNKLPRLDPDGDMEEQLYEYLDTVTTLGNDSAMGFIEGQVGFLRKGGARVAKVRITEREQAGLRYMFIRDRLGMGALDPLTSDPLIEDISCSGKGQVFIEHKIFKALKSSVDFKTHEDLDQFVLWLSERIKKPVTFRNPIVDATLPDGSRINIVFGRDVSRRGSNFSIRKFAGTPISIFELVDFSSLNYQMLAYLSLVIGHEMNVFVSGETASGKTTLLNAVTTFIHPMAKVVSIEDTPELQVPHKNWIREVVQTTKIGEGSGVDMFDLLKAALRQRPNEIIIGEIRGPEGNVAFQAMQTGHAVMATFHAASVEKLIQRMTGSPISVPKSYIDNLNVIVFTSAVKLPNGKTGRRITSINEIVAYDPVFDSFTFVEIFHWNEETDVFEFTGRMTSMVLENKVAPKMGIPANKKQRIYTEVDRRAKILETLHKEKHITGFYEILEVLSKAQRQGLF
- a CDS encoding type II/IV secretion system ATPase subunit, whose translation is MAEIILPFTRENKVDDHGKGFHNCEFFQALSPPLQQVAEEYPHLFEYLHWLPIKEVGIPRYYPRLTKKMEDIKEPNIIYPLSDGIFAHVMTDDKDTRNHYIIVEPTLTMDLGNIMSQVESRCIQFGDQLPDFDAEGDKKQQLINYVEQMTALSSQPEEPSTGGRKGLLRKGRPKLTKVRLTERELEGIKYLFIRDKLGLGDIEPLVSDSYIEDIGCSGVGHLFIEHKIFKGCKSPISFSSLDALDVFVLRLAEQIGKPVTYRKPIADATLPVGARINIVYGRDVSKRGSNFSIRKFSAVPISIFDLVDFGTLNYQMLAYLSLVIPNGMNLFIAGESASGKTSMLNALTTFIPPKAKIVTIEDTPELQVPHENWIREVIQSDKLEDSTGAVTTFDLLKAALRQRPNEIIVGEIRGPEGNVAFQAMQTGHAVMSTFHASTMEKLIQRMTAAPILVPKTYIDNLNVAILMRSIKLPNGGTVRRVTEIDEIVGFDPPTQSFNIVEAFKLDETTDTFEFTGYMNSHVMEHKIATMLGIPSRAKRRIYAEIDKRARIFAKLHKERGITGFYEVLRVLGQAQQDGLL
- a CDS encoding ATPase domain-containing protein, which encodes MPEFELDEVEEEAKKNVISTGHGEIDKKLGGGIPIGSLTLVEGQSDAGKSVLCQQMIWGSLKNDFKVVLFTTENTVKSLVTQMDSLGLSMTDYLLLGRIKIYTMRPSLVRSNAAAALQSILDTMEDYEDFDLPIMDSITQIAAGATGAECLAYFERCKTLCDRGKTIINVAHTYAFEQDLLVRIRSICDAHFKLAIERVGDRLVKTLEVAKVRGATQTTGNVLSFDVEPEIGMKIMPLSRAKV